The following proteins come from a genomic window of Micromonospora echinofusca:
- a CDS encoding DUF2786 domain-containing protein — MSDAMLSKVRKLLAQAEDPACTPAESAAFTAKATELIARYGVDRALLAARDPASDPVGDRVVEVVAPYARDKAGLLAAVADPLRCRCVRRREGTGFAMHLFGFASDLERVELLFTSLLVQAAHGLAGAAPPAGAHVAAFRRSWLAGFAHVVGVRLRAAEAGAVAEAGAPSVALVLADRSDRVRHRVAEVYPQLRTAAPRRLAGGGFGRGAEAGRRADLGGRDAATARAARPGLGR; from the coding sequence ATGTCCGACGCCATGCTCAGCAAGGTGCGCAAGCTGCTGGCCCAGGCCGAGGACCCGGCCTGCACCCCCGCCGAGTCGGCCGCGTTCACCGCCAAGGCGACCGAGTTGATCGCCCGCTACGGCGTGGACCGGGCGCTGCTGGCCGCCCGCGACCCGGCCTCGGACCCGGTGGGCGACCGGGTGGTCGAGGTCGTCGCCCCGTACGCCCGGGACAAGGCCGGCCTGCTCGCCGCGGTCGCCGACCCGCTGCGCTGCCGCTGCGTCCGCCGCCGGGAGGGTACCGGCTTCGCCATGCACCTGTTCGGCTTCGCCAGCGACCTGGAACGCGTCGAACTGCTGTTCACGTCGCTGCTGGTGCAGGCCGCGCACGGACTTGCCGGCGCCGCGCCGCCGGCCGGCGCGCATGTCGCCGCCTTCCGGCGCTCGTGGCTGGCCGGGTTCGCCCACGTGGTCGGGGTGCGGCTCCGGGCGGCGGAGGCCGGGGCCGTCGCCGAGGCGGGCGCGCCCTCGGTGGCACTGGTCCTGGCCGACCGGTCGGACCGGGTCCGGCACCGCGTCGCCGAGGTGTACCCGCAGTTGCGTACCGCCGCGCCGCGCCGGCTTGCGGGCGGCGGGTTCGGCCGGGGCGCCGAGGCGGGCCGTCGCGCCGACCTCGGCGGTCGGGACGCCGCCACGGCGCGGGCCGCGCGTCCCGGCCTCGGCCGCTGA
- a CDS encoding ABC transporter substrate-binding protein, with the protein MFKSRASRAATLAACATFLLATSACGTEEPEEAATHQVRLYGTDGNMLNSYPAELKDRASLVDGMKGTTPLTPLPEDFKNRLRSLDPKLGDFLYSAEAYDAVVISAIAAQLAGTTDPAAIAKQIVGVTNGGQRCETPAECLALARAGRDVEYRSVSLTRAGFTDAGEPSTASYGTLHFDGQRLNDGKTEFVGAGDESAASTKAPPKAKKQRGGRTDRSDGSPLVMGGLLPQTGDLALAYPPISAGTKLAIREINAAGGVLGEPVVWIDGDDGTNPAVAKATVASHVARNVHVIIGAGASGISRAVLPDVVQAGKVLFAPSNTDASLTELDDNGLYFRTAPPDSLQGRALADVILRDGPQKIAIVARKDSYGEGLQNTVRAELERAGIGGDRLKLLTYEPPADTKANPVDFGAGAKEIKDFGAEAVLIIGFAESAQVIRALADAGVQIRH; encoded by the coding sequence ATGTTCAAGTCACGCGCCTCGCGGGCGGCCACCCTGGCTGCCTGCGCGACGTTCCTGCTCGCCACGAGCGCCTGCGGGACCGAAGAGCCCGAGGAGGCGGCCACCCATCAGGTGCGCCTCTACGGCACCGACGGCAACATGCTGAACTCGTACCCCGCCGAGCTGAAGGATCGCGCCAGCCTGGTCGACGGCATGAAGGGCACGACGCCGCTCACGCCCCTGCCCGAGGACTTCAAGAACCGGCTCCGGTCCCTCGACCCGAAGCTGGGCGACTTCCTCTACTCCGCCGAGGCGTACGACGCGGTGGTGATCAGCGCGATCGCCGCCCAGCTCGCGGGCACGACGGATCCGGCGGCCATCGCGAAGCAGATCGTCGGGGTGACCAACGGCGGGCAGCGCTGCGAGACGCCAGCGGAGTGCCTGGCCCTGGCCCGCGCGGGACGCGACGTGGAGTACCGCAGCGTCTCGCTGACCCGGGCCGGCTTCACCGACGCCGGCGAGCCGTCCACCGCGAGCTACGGCACCCTGCACTTCGACGGCCAGCGGCTCAACGACGGCAAGACGGAGTTCGTCGGGGCCGGGGACGAGTCGGCGGCGAGCACCAAGGCGCCGCCGAAGGCGAAGAAGCAGCGCGGCGGCCGCACCGACCGCAGCGACGGCTCACCGCTGGTCATGGGCGGCCTGCTGCCGCAGACCGGTGACCTGGCGCTGGCGTACCCGCCGATCTCCGCCGGCACCAAGCTGGCGATCAGGGAGATCAACGCGGCGGGCGGGGTGCTCGGCGAGCCGGTGGTCTGGATCGACGGCGACGACGGCACCAACCCGGCGGTCGCCAAGGCCACCGTGGCCAGCCACGTCGCGCGGAACGTCCACGTCATCATCGGCGCCGGCGCCTCCGGCATCTCCCGCGCCGTGCTGCCCGACGTGGTGCAGGCCGGGAAGGTGCTGTTCGCCCCGTCGAACACCGACGCCAGCCTGACCGAGCTGGACGACAACGGCCTCTACTTCCGTACCGCGCCGCCGGACAGCCTCCAGGGTCGGGCGCTGGCCGACGTGATCCTCCGCGACGGCCCGCAGAAGATCGCCATCGTGGCCCGTAAGGACTCCTACGGCGAAGGGCTCCAGAACACCGTCCGGGCCGAGCTGGAGCGGGCCGGCATCGGCGGCGACCGGCTGAAGCTGCTGACCTACGAGCCGCCGGCCGACACCAAGGCGAACCCGGTGGACTTCGGCGCCGGCGCCAAGGAGATCAAGGACTTCGGCGCGGAGGCCGTGCTGATCATCGGCTTCGCCGAGTCCGCCCAGGTGATCCGGGCCCTCGCCGACGCTGGGGTGCAGATCCGGCACTGA
- a CDS encoding enoyl-CoA hydratase/isomerase family protein, with product MSGLRIEEHPDRLVVTLDRPEKRNAIDADLIAELHQVCAELEARPRLLLLTGGTEGIFAGGADIGQLRERGRLDALAAINSAAFARIRALPMPTVAAVDGPALGGGAELAYACDLRVCTARAVFGQPEVRLGILAGAGATHRLPALIGEARAKELLFTGRRVDAEEALRIGLVNRVVAEPGELLPTAHGLLDEMAKGSALALRLTKLAVDAPAAAHPHLDLVSQAVLFEDEEKHRRMTEFLERRRPR from the coding sequence ATGAGCGGGCTGCGGATCGAGGAGCACCCGGACCGGCTGGTGGTGACGCTCGACCGGCCGGAGAAGCGCAACGCCATCGACGCCGACCTGATCGCCGAGTTGCACCAGGTCTGCGCGGAGCTGGAGGCGCGGCCCCGCCTGCTGCTGCTCACCGGCGGCACCGAGGGGATCTTCGCCGGTGGGGCGGACATCGGGCAGTTGCGCGAGCGGGGCCGGCTGGACGCCCTCGCGGCGATCAACTCGGCGGCCTTCGCCCGGATCCGGGCGCTGCCGATGCCGACCGTCGCGGCCGTGGACGGGCCCGCGCTGGGCGGCGGCGCCGAGCTGGCGTACGCCTGCGATCTGCGGGTCTGCACGGCACGGGCGGTGTTCGGCCAGCCGGAGGTCCGGTTGGGGATCCTGGCCGGCGCGGGCGCGACCCACCGGCTGCCGGCGCTCATCGGGGAGGCCCGGGCCAAGGAACTGCTCTTCACCGGCCGCCGGGTGGACGCCGAGGAGGCGCTGCGGATCGGGCTGGTCAACCGGGTGGTGGCCGAGCCCGGCGAGCTGCTGCCCACCGCGCACGGGCTGCTCGACGAGATGGCGAAGGGCTCCGCGCTGGCGCTGCGGCTGACCAAGCTGGCGGTCGACGCGCCGGCCGCCGCGCACCCGCACCTCGACCTGGTCAGCCAGGCGGTGCTCTTCGAGGACGAGGAGAAGCACCGGCGGATGACGGAGTTCCTCGAGCGGCGCCGCCCCCGCTGA
- a CDS encoding 3-hydroxyacyl-CoA dehydrogenase family protein: MSDRFVVVGAGTMGLGIAYVAAGAGHAVELVEVDRARGAAALERLGELWDRAVARGKLDAERAATNRERVTLRTGLAEVAEEPAVVVEAVPERPDLKRAVLREAEALRPALLGSNTSSIPIAALAEGLARPERFLGLHFFNPVWAMALLEVVVGPATAAETTAEAVALAGRLGKDPVVVRDMPGFATSRLGVTLGLEAIRMVADGVASPADIDKAMVLGYRHPVGPLELTDIVGLDVRLDIARTLQAAYGDRFAPPPLLEEMVAAGRLGKKSGEGFYRWEGGVRS, encoded by the coding sequence ATGAGCGACCGCTTTGTCGTCGTCGGTGCCGGCACGATGGGGCTCGGCATCGCGTACGTGGCCGCCGGGGCCGGGCACGCCGTCGAGCTGGTCGAAGTGGACCGGGCACGGGGCGCGGCGGCCCTCGAACGGCTCGGCGAGCTGTGGGACCGGGCGGTGGCACGCGGCAAGCTGGACGCCGAGCGGGCCGCGACGAACCGGGAGCGGGTGACGCTGCGCACGGGGCTGGCCGAGGTCGCCGAGGAGCCGGCCGTGGTGGTCGAGGCCGTACCGGAGCGGCCGGACCTGAAGCGGGCGGTGCTGCGCGAGGCCGAGGCGCTGCGGCCGGCGCTGCTGGGCAGCAACACCTCCAGCATCCCGATCGCCGCGCTGGCCGAGGGGCTGGCGCGGCCCGAGCGCTTCCTCGGGCTGCACTTCTTCAACCCGGTCTGGGCGATGGCCCTGCTGGAGGTCGTGGTCGGCCCGGCCACCGCGGCGGAGACCACCGCCGAGGCGGTCGCGCTCGCCGGCCGGCTGGGCAAGGACCCCGTCGTCGTACGCGACATGCCCGGCTTCGCCACCTCCCGGCTCGGGGTCACCCTCGGGCTGGAGGCGATCCGGATGGTCGCCGACGGGGTGGCCAGCCCCGCCGACATCGACAAGGCGATGGTGCTCGGCTACCGGCACCCGGTCGGCCCGCTGGAGCTGACCGACATCGTCGGCCTGGACGTGCGGCTGGACATCGCGCGCACCCTGCAGGCCGCGTACGGGGACCGGTTCGCCCCGCCGCCGCTGCTGGAGGAGATGGTGGCCGCCGGCCGCCTGGGCAAGAAGTCCGGCGAGGGCTTCTACCGCTGGGAAGGCGGGGTGCGCTCATGA
- a CDS encoding class I SAM-dependent methyltransferase codes for MTAEPRIGDVFGEMLRDAYAVATGVGPRPLAGGRLPRPVIEIIERDDGLINGAPAAHYLDGPADWQPYDHRAVDRVRGATLDVGVGAGRIALLLQERGVPVTGLDTSAGALAVCRRRGVRDLVHGTVDAHAADGRRYDTFLLLGNNVGLLEGRERAPALLAALAALARPGAQVIAQGTDPYGTRDPVHTGYHERNRRRGRFGGQLRLRLRYRELGTEWFDYLVCSPDELAELVRGSGWRLTDVDDRDAPYYLATLRLAG; via the coding sequence GTGACGGCGGAGCCACGGATCGGTGACGTGTTCGGAGAGATGCTGCGCGACGCGTACGCCGTGGCCACCGGGGTCGGCCCCCGGCCGCTGGCCGGCGGGCGGCTGCCGCGACCGGTCATCGAGATCATCGAGCGCGACGACGGGCTCATCAACGGCGCGCCCGCCGCCCACTACCTCGACGGGCCGGCGGACTGGCAGCCGTACGACCACCGGGCCGTGGACCGGGTCCGGGGCGCGACCCTGGACGTCGGCGTCGGGGCGGGCCGGATCGCGCTGCTGCTCCAGGAGCGGGGGGTGCCCGTCACCGGGCTGGACACCTCGGCCGGGGCGCTGGCCGTCTGCCGCCGCCGGGGCGTACGCGACCTGGTGCACGGCACGGTCGACGCGCACGCCGCCGACGGCCGCCGCTACGACACGTTCCTGCTGCTCGGCAACAACGTGGGCCTGCTGGAGGGGCGGGAACGGGCACCGGCCCTGCTGGCCGCGCTCGCCGCGCTGGCCCGGCCGGGAGCACAGGTCATCGCCCAGGGCACCGACCCGTACGGCACCCGCGACCCGGTGCACACGGGCTACCACGAGCGCAACCGGCGCCGGGGGCGCTTCGGCGGGCAGCTCCGGCTCCGGCTGCGCTACCGGGAGCTGGGCACCGAGTGGTTCGACTACCTGGTCTGCTCCCCGGACGAGCTGGCCGAGCTGGTCCGGGGCAGCGGCTGGCGACTGACCGACGTGGACGACCGGGACGCGCCGTACTACCTCGCCACCCTGCGCCTCGCCGGCTGA
- a CDS encoding PPOX class F420-dependent oxidoreductase, with protein MTTLDRLGAEKYILLTTFRKDGRAVPTPVWAVRDGDALAVWSAADAGKVKRIRRSGDVTVAPCDVRGRPHGEAVAAHATLCDAAGTRRVRELIKQKYRLVGRLSLLGSRLRRGESGTVGIRVVLTDRPSTDA; from the coding sequence ATGACCACCCTGGACCGCCTCGGCGCGGAGAAGTACATCCTGCTCACGACCTTCCGCAAGGACGGTCGGGCGGTGCCGACCCCGGTCTGGGCGGTGCGCGACGGCGACGCGCTGGCGGTGTGGTCGGCGGCGGACGCCGGAAAGGTGAAGCGGATCCGGCGCAGCGGCGACGTCACGGTGGCGCCGTGCGACGTGCGGGGCCGGCCGCACGGCGAGGCGGTCGCCGCCCACGCGACCCTGTGCGACGCGGCCGGCACCCGGCGGGTACGTGAGCTGATCAAGCAGAAGTACCGGCTGGTCGGCCGGCTCAGCCTGCTCGGCAGCCGCCTGCGTCGCGGCGAGAGCGGCACGGTCGGCATCCGGGTCGTGCTCACCGACCGGCCGTCGACCGACGCCTGA
- a CDS encoding BldC family transcriptional regulator translates to MASRTHEPEPLLTPAEVASMFRVDPKTVTRWAKAGKLSAIRTLGGHRRYRESEVRALLQGQIPQQRQGD, encoded by the coding sequence ATGGCATCGCGAACGCACGAACCAGAGCCGCTACTCACACCGGCCGAGGTGGCGTCGATGTTCCGTGTCGACCCGAAGACGGTGACCCGGTGGGCCAAGGCGGGCAAGCTCAGCGCCATCCGCACCCTGGGTGGCCACCGTCGGTACCGGGAGTCGGAGGTCAGGGCACTGTTGCAGGGTCAGATCCCGCAGCAGCGGCAGGGAGACTGA
- a CDS encoding Glu/Leu/Phe/Val family dehydrogenase: MGVFATTEDPGSSGHEQVVFCQDKQTGLKAIIGIYSTALGPALGGTRFYPYASESEALADVLDLSRGMAYKNALAGLDLGGGKAVIWGDPERIKSEALLRAYGRFVESLAGRYYTACDVGTYVADMDVIARETSYVTGRSVEHGGAGDSSILTAWGVFQGMRAAAEHVWGAPSLAGRRVGVAGLGKVGKYLVGHLVDDGAEVVATDVNPKALEWARATHPQVALVDDAAALVAADIDVYAPCALGGALNDDTVPALRAKVVAGAANNQLAHSGIEKLLADRGILYAPDYVVNAGGVIQVADEIEGFNFERAKLRATRIYDTTREILRLADAEGVPPAVAADRLAERRMADVGRLRTIHLR; this comes from the coding sequence ATGGGCGTATTCGCCACCACCGAAGACCCGGGGTCCAGCGGTCACGAACAGGTCGTGTTCTGCCAGGACAAGCAGACCGGCCTCAAGGCGATCATCGGCATCTACTCCACCGCCCTGGGCCCCGCGCTCGGCGGGACCCGGTTCTACCCGTACGCCAGCGAGTCCGAAGCCCTGGCCGACGTGCTCGACCTCTCCCGGGGCATGGCCTACAAGAACGCTCTCGCCGGGCTGGACCTGGGCGGCGGCAAGGCCGTCATCTGGGGCGACCCCGAGCGGATCAAGAGCGAGGCGCTGCTGCGCGCGTACGGCCGCTTCGTGGAGTCCCTCGCCGGGCGCTACTACACCGCCTGCGACGTCGGCACCTACGTCGCCGACATGGACGTGATCGCCCGCGAGACCTCGTACGTCACGGGCCGCAGCGTCGAGCACGGCGGCGCGGGCGACTCCTCCATCCTCACCGCGTGGGGCGTCTTCCAGGGCATGCGGGCCGCCGCCGAGCACGTCTGGGGCGCCCCGAGCCTCGCCGGGCGGCGCGTCGGCGTCGCCGGCCTGGGCAAGGTCGGCAAGTACCTGGTGGGCCACCTGGTCGACGACGGCGCCGAGGTGGTGGCGACGGACGTGAACCCGAAGGCCCTGGAGTGGGCGCGCGCGACCCACCCGCAGGTCGCGCTGGTCGACGACGCCGCCGCGCTGGTCGCCGCCGACATCGACGTGTACGCCCCCTGCGCGCTGGGCGGCGCGCTCAACGACGACACGGTGCCCGCGCTGCGCGCCAAGGTCGTCGCGGGCGCGGCCAACAACCAGCTCGCCCACTCGGGCATCGAGAAGCTGCTGGCGGACCGCGGCATCCTCTACGCCCCCGACTACGTCGTCAACGCCGGCGGCGTGATCCAGGTGGCCGACGAGATCGAGGGCTTCAACTTCGAGCGGGCCAAGCTGCGCGCGACCCGGATCTACGACACCACCCGGGAGATCCTGCGGCTGGCCGACGCCGAGGGCGTGCCGCCGGCGGTGGCGGCGGACCGGCTCGCGGAGCGGCGGATGGCCGACGTCGGCCGGCTGCGCACGATCCACCTGCGCTGA
- a CDS encoding DUF3073 domain-containing protein, translating to MGRGRAKAKQTKVARELKYHSPNTDLTALQRELAGAGKSEHNFDDDYKEYVDDDDEDHADEDPDPWVRPPR from the coding sequence ATGGGGCGCGGCCGTGCTAAGGCCAAGCAGACGAAGGTGGCCCGGGAGTTGAAGTACCACTCCCCGAACACCGACCTCACCGCCTTGCAGCGCGAACTGGCGGGTGCTGGTAAGTCTGAGCACAACTTCGACGACGACTACAAAGAGTATGTCGACGACGATGATGAGGATCACGCGGACGAAGACCCGGATCCCTGGGTACGTCCGCCCCGCTGA
- the amcA gene encoding multiple cyclophane-containing RiPP AmcA, with protein sequence MPETTSHRQPDRRTDTPDEVADRVRQAAPGLSALLHEAEAARRLRAEVAGGDGASAVCAWNHFENIPTFYNWNNRPR encoded by the coding sequence ATGCCCGAGACCACCAGTCACCGGCAGCCTGACCGGAGGACGGACACCCCGGACGAGGTCGCCGATCGGGTGCGGCAAGCCGCGCCGGGACTCTCCGCACTCCTCCACGAGGCCGAGGCCGCGCGGCGACTACGGGCCGAGGTGGCGGGCGGCGACGGCGCGAGCGCCGTGTGTGCCTGGAACCACTTCGAGAACATCCCGACGTTCTACAACTGGAACAACCGTCCCCGCTGA
- the amcB gene encoding cyclophane-forming radical SAM peptide maturase AmcB — protein sequence MRGLAAVPSYVVMQPTTLCNLDCAYCYLPLRAVDRRMSVPVAEAVAASVNPWAAAGRFSVVWHGGEPLAAGREHLAALIAPFGPQVEHHVQTNATLIDDAWCAFFVEHGVRVSVSVDGPRERNGERVTRGGGPAYDRIMRGVAALRRHGLPFSALAVVGRPGPGLATELYDYFLDLGCDVLGVNIEETEGVNLRDNSHDEKLVTAFWAELVAAWRREPRIHLREVEWSLRYAAAVLDGSADDVLPRRLDPIPTVGHDGSVIVLSPELAGFTDVRYGDFSSGNVLTTPLAEILAHADRTPWVGEFLAGVEACRSSCPYFGFCGGGHAANRYFEQGRFDGTQTAHCRNSKIHLLEGVLEHARDHQSPAA from the coding sequence ATGCGCGGCCTGGCCGCCGTCCCCTCGTACGTGGTCATGCAGCCCACCACCCTGTGCAACCTGGACTGCGCCTACTGCTACCTGCCGCTGCGGGCGGTCGACCGGCGGATGTCGGTGCCGGTGGCCGAGGCGGTGGCCGCGTCGGTCAATCCCTGGGCGGCGGCGGGCCGCTTCTCGGTGGTGTGGCACGGCGGCGAGCCGCTGGCCGCCGGCCGGGAGCACCTCGCCGCGCTGATCGCGCCGTTCGGGCCGCAGGTCGAGCACCACGTCCAGACCAACGCCACGCTGATCGACGACGCCTGGTGCGCGTTCTTCGTCGAGCACGGGGTGCGGGTGAGCGTGAGCGTGGACGGTCCCCGGGAGCGCAACGGCGAGCGGGTCACCCGGGGCGGCGGCCCCGCGTACGACCGGATCATGCGGGGGGTGGCGGCGCTGCGCCGGCACGGCCTGCCGTTCTCGGCGCTGGCCGTGGTGGGCCGCCCCGGGCCGGGCCTGGCCACCGAGTTGTACGACTACTTCCTCGACCTCGGCTGTGACGTGCTCGGGGTCAACATCGAGGAGACCGAGGGGGTCAACCTCCGCGACAACTCCCACGACGAGAAGCTGGTGACCGCCTTCTGGGCGGAGCTGGTGGCGGCCTGGCGCCGGGAGCCCCGGATCCACCTGCGTGAGGTCGAGTGGTCGCTGCGGTACGCCGCGGCGGTGCTGGACGGCAGCGCGGACGACGTGCTCCCCCGGCGGCTGGACCCGATCCCGACCGTCGGCCACGACGGCTCGGTGATCGTGCTCTCCCCGGAGCTGGCCGGTTTCACCGACGTCCGCTACGGCGACTTCAGCAGCGGCAACGTGCTGACCACCCCGCTGGCCGAGATCCTCGCCCACGCGGACCGGACGCCCTGGGTCGGCGAGTTCCTCGCCGGCGTCGAGGCGTGCCGTTCGTCCTGCCCCTACTTCGGGTTCTGCGGCGGGGGCCACGCGGCCAACCGCTACTTCGAACAGGGGCGCTTCGACGGTACGCAGACCGCGCACTGCCGCAACAGCAAGATCCACTTACTGGAGGGAGTGTTGGAGCATGCCCGAGACCACCAGTCACCGGCAGCCTGA